One Fusarium falciforme chromosome 12, complete sequence DNA window includes the following coding sequences:
- a CDS encoding MFS domain-containing protein — protein MVEKQESAEFYDPNPIDTTPQQSDTEPIGSLSSPGVPPCDTDDDTYPEGGLTGWLCVFGSFMGLMASLGLVNSLGSFQAYLERHQLREYSSGKIGWIFSLYTFLTFFCGILIGPIFDARGPQALIFLGSVLLIATMVTLGFCTEYWHFILSFGVCGGLGTSLVFTPAIAAVGHFFFQKRGIATGIAAGGGAIGGILLPLVLESLFDKIGFAWATRVVALIWLVSLGIACILMTSRLPTKPFSKENILPPGLVLGHDRLNLKLK, from the coding sequence ATGGTAGAAAAGCAAGAATCTGCGGAATTCTACGACCCAAACCCCATAGATACCACACCACAACAGTCAGATACAGAACCAATTGGCAGCCTATCCTCCCCCGGTGTCCCGCCCTGCGACACAGACGATGATACGTATCCCGAAGGCGGTCTTACAGGCTGGCTTTGCGTCTTTGGTAGCTTCATGGGCTTAATGGCTAGCCTGGGTCTGGTTAACTCTCTGGGCTCATTCCAAGCTTACTTGGAAAGACATCAACTGCGAGAATACAGCTCTGGCAAAATCGGCTGGATCTTCAGCCTTTATACCTTTCTGACATTCTTTTGTGGTATCCTAATCGGACCAATCTTTGACGCCAGAGGGCCTCAGGCGTTGATCTTCCTTGGCTCAGTTCTACTCATCGCAACCATGGTTACTCTCGGCTTCTGCACAGAATACTGGCATTTCATCTTGTCTTTCGGTGTGTGCGGAGGCCTAGGAACGTCATTGGTTTTTACACCCGCAATCGCAGCCGTCGGCCACTTCTTTTTCCAAAAACGAGGGATTGCAACCGGGATCGCCGCAGGAGGTGGTGCGATCGGAGGTATACTACTTCCTCTTGTACTTGAAAGCCTCTTTGATAAGATAGGCTTTGCCTGGGCAACTCGTGTTGTTGCTCTAATATGGCTAGTTTCACTCGGGATTGCCTGCATCCTGATGACGTCTCGCCTACCTACGAAACCATTCTCCAAGGAGAACATCTTACCGCCTGGTCTAGTACTAGGCCATGACAGGCTTAAccttaagcttaaataa
- a CDS encoding C6 transcription factor encodes MDLSSRPLTKRPRASIACNACRQTKSKCDGANPACERCLRLHLECTYSYNVRDKRLNRQAERRANFELRSRVSELEARLAAASQNPDPADANASEGIHINLSDAEVSPHLPDSIHETEMQRENTATESSDKSESRIDVLAAGVFDHPSSGSSICYFGSSSNHALFWSLTASIANLGHRSSRLHQEPLRAVQAHTGPAHLPHPASSSIAHYGSVDEVDIVNTPGRDEAMNLISRFFDTVGAVLPYVNQPALLDSFDKIAGPSESHPKSSNRAVKALRSIIFAHALSTRDAAAAEPLYRRTLSLLDPKTLYAPSLELLQALLLLSIFQQNSQRSTESWTTHSLAVKASYQLGIHAPSSYGHLTASEKELRSSLWFATVNQDRMLSSALGQPCMIPLQHVRSDILHMLVSMRQQRTVEMQYSQENLEYFHNIVYSTPPILFIANPLTLHLSRMLHGIMGVVMESVCGSNIDPSSSIKTDELLGKTLELSLRLEKWRSSTSPRSILESDVNFSSWTECDIEAQRNSILLSIFYYRTVLLVHGCLLMSILEAATRKDQQAVSEVLKNTAASLLKDDFTATNNFCHLIRGLLAYSPTFFKSNAIWWTCNYAALTICLHTFAFWLASTSPEAEFIACGHSSFQLEVRLRACLDMLRAIGASSAMSVKAHRCLQRHLDFLITSTRMPVPTDHGSDPPMIPHAVTRAQEPGNLSGQVHGELMTSVLDDPVTGLFSDLNVPTFNNADFVDLDLLGITDFDAAGLI; translated from the exons ATGGACCTTAGCAGTCGCCCTCTCACCAAACGACCAAGAGCATCGATAGCCTGCAACGCGTGCAGGCAGACCAAGTCCAAG TGCGACGGTGCCAATCCGGCGTGTGAACGCTGCCTAAGGCTTCATCTCGAGTGCACATACTCATACAATGTCCGAGACAAACGTCTCAATCGACAAGCAGAACGCAG AGCCAACTTTGAGCTCCGGAGTAGAGTGAGTGAGCTGGAGGCTCGTCTCGCCGCAGCCTCGCAAAACCCAGACCCTGCCGACGCAAACGCATCTGAGGGCATTCACATCAACCTATCAGACGCCGAGGTTTCTCCTCACTTGCCAGACAGCATTCATGAGACAGAAATGCAAAGAGAGAATACTGCAACGGAGAGTTCGGATAAGTCTGAATCTCGGATTGACGTGTTGGCTGCAGGTGTCTTTGATCACCCATCATCAGGGAGCAGCATCTGCTATTTTG GATCGAGCTCTAATCACGCCTTGTTCTGGTCTCTGACGGCAAGCATTGCAAACTTGGGCCATCGCAGTAGCCGTCTGCATCAAGAACCTTTACGAGCAGTTCAAGCACATACCGGTCCTGCGCATCTTCCGCACCCCGCCTCGTCTTCAATCGCCCACTACGGGAgcgttgatgaggttgataTAGTAAATACTCCTGGTCGAGATGAGGCTATGAATCTGATCTCACGATTTTTCGATACCGTCGGCGCTGTCCTGCCTTATGTCAACCAACCTGCCCTGTTAGATAGCTTTGACAAGATTGCTGGACCTTCAGAATCACATCCGAAATCGTCGAATCGTGCGGTCAAAGCTTTACGGAGTATCATATTTGCGCATGCACTTTCTACTCgggatgctgctgctgcagagCCACTTTACCGGCGAACTTTGAGTCTATTGGATCCAAAGACGTTATACGCGCCCAGTCTCGAGCTAC TTCAGGCACTTTTACTTCTAAGCATCTTTCAGCAAAATAGCCAGCGCTCTACCGAAAGCTGGACAACACACTCACTTGCTGTCAAAGCTTCCTACCAACTTGGCATTCACGCCCCTTCATCGTACGGCCATCTAACAGCTTCCGAGAAAGAACTCCGTTCAAGTCTTTGGTTCGCCACCGTTAATCAAGACAG GATGCTGAGTTCAGCTCTTGGACAACCATGCATGATACCTCTGCAGCACGTTCGCTCTGATATACTGCATATGCTAGTATCTATGCGCCAACAAAGGACCGTCGAGATGCAGTACTCGCAAGAAAATCTAGAATACTTCCACAATATTGTGTACTCTACTCCCCCGATCCTCTTCATTGCTAATCCGCTAACGCTGCATCTTTCCAGAATGCTACATGGGATCATGGGTGTCGTAATGGAGTCTGTATGTGGCTCGAATATCGATCCTTCGAGCTCTATAAAAACCGACGAACTTCTCGGGAAAACTCTAGAGCTCTCGTTGAGACTAGAGAAATGGCGCAGCAGCACTTCACCTCGCTCGATCCTGGAATCTGATGTCAACTTCAGTTCGTGGACTGAGTGTGACATCGAAGCACAAAGAAATTCGATTTTACTTTCAATATTCTATTACCGAACAGTGCTTCTCGTTCATGGGTGTCTTCTCATGTCTATCCTCGAAGCCGCTACACGCAAGGATCAGCAGGCAGTCTCAGAAGTGCTCAAGAACACTGCTGCAAGTCTCTTGAAGGATGATTTCACAGCAACCAACAATTTCTGTCACCTCATTCGTGGCTTGTTAGCTTACAGTCCAACTTTCTTCAAGAGCAATGCGATCTGGTGGACTTGTAACTATGCAG CTCTTACTATATGTCTTCACACGTTTGCCTTCTGGCTAGCTTCAACTAGCCCCGAGGCCGAATTCATTGCCTGTGGGCACAGCAGCTTTCAGCTGGAAGTCAGACTACGCGCCTGCCTAGACATGCTACGGGCGATAGGAGCATCTAGCGCCATGAGTGTGAAGGCGCACCGTTGTCTACAACGTCACCTAGACTTTTTGATAACCAGCA CAAGGATGCCTGTTCCAACAGACCACGGATCAGATCCTCCAATGATACCGCATGCTGTCACGCGCGCTCAGGAGCCAGGTAACTTATCCGGTCAAGTTCACGGGGAGTTGATGACAAGTGTACTCGATGATCCTGTGACCGGCTTGTTCAGTGACCTCAATGTTCCCACTTTTAACAATGCCGATTTCGTTGACTTGGACCTGCTAGGAATCACAGACTTCGACGCAGCAGGCTTGATATGA
- a CDS encoding Salicylate hydroxylase yields MAVKQAGGSSDSPMDLPIAIIGAGMGGLASALSLAKKGFKDIQVFENASDLGFVGAGIQLAPNLVRILTRLDCWEEIEAEATDVLETSIRDGATNQELTHVHMPDIRKKYGYPHCTGHRASLAGGLYKACKQEAAIKFNFGHVLESIDSFTPQPTFTVKPRDGEAYQVKVAVLIAADGVKSVARAQLLSQTGLSATTEDTGQAAYRVLLPRDAMASDPEMMALLDSNQVTRWIGEKRHWICYPIASRTIYNMSSIQPDVNFASAPSATYTTKGSKQAMLDVFSDFCPVIQRMLNLVPEGEVCEWKLRVHKPLPTWVHGSVGLVGDACHPTLPHLNQGAGMAIEDAATIAEILSRAPDTTPETINKCLKVYELVRKERTTTLVDLAALSGRTLHLGAGTAKEERDRQFAEAKTNGGKVPDKWASPEVQQMIYSHDCMKTAAKKFDELYQSLS; encoded by the exons ATGGCTGTAAAGCAGGCTGGCGGGTCATCAGACAGTCCAATGGATCTTCCAATCGCCATCATTGGTGCAG GCATGGGTGGACTGGCAAGTGCATTGTCACTGGCCAAGAAAGGCTTTAAGGATATTCAAGTCTTTGAGAATGCATCCGACCTTGGCTTTGTCGGCGCTGGAATCCAGCTAGCACCGAACCTGGTGCGCATTCTTACCCGTCTAGACTGCtgggaggagattgaggcgGAAGCAACGGATGTTCTGGAGACAAGCATCAGAG ATGGCGCTACCAACCAAGAACTCACACATGTCCACATGCCGGACATTCGCAAAAAGTATGGCTACCCTCACTGTACTGGACATCGAGCATCTCTTGCCGGTGGACTCTACAAGGCGTGCAAGCAAGAAGCCGCCATCAAGTTCAACTTTGGCCACGTCCTTGAGAGCATCGACTCTTTCACGCCACAGCCGACCTTCACTGTAAAGCCCCGTGACGGCGAGGCGTATCAGGTCAAAGTTGCTGTCTTGATAGCAGCAGACGGAGTCAAGTCTGTTGCGCGTGCCCAACTCCTCAGTCAGACCGGTCTCTCGGCAACTACAGAGGATACCGGACAGGCCGCCTACCGCGTACTACTTCCCCGGGATGCGATGGCATCAGATCCCGAGATGATGGCATTACTCGATAGTAATCAAGTGACGCGTTGGATCGGAGAGAAGCGTCACTGGATCTGCTATCCAATCGCATCACGGACTATTTACAACATGTCATCTATCCAGCCCGATGTCAACTTTGCCTCTGCCCCTTCCGCCACATATACAACAAAGGGCTCCAAGCAAGCCATGCTGGACGTGTTTTCCGATTTCTGCCCCGTCATTCAACGAATGTTGAACCTTGTTCCTGAGGGTGAAGTCTGTGAGTGGAAACTACGTGTCCATAAGCCACTTCCAACCTGGGTCCATGGTTCTGTGGGCCTGGTAGGTGACGCATGCCATCCGACTCTGCCTCACCTCAACCAAGGTGCTGGAATGGCAATTGAGGATGCTGCTACGATAGCCGAAATCCTTTCTCGGGCACCAGATACCACTCCTGAGACTATCAACAAGTGCCTCAAAGTTTACGAACTTGTTCGAAAGGAACGCACCACGACACTTGTTGACCTAGCTGCACTTTCGGGTCGTACACTGCATTTGGGCGCTGGTACAGCCAAGGAAGAGCGCGATCGGCAGTTTGCCGAAGCCAAAACTAATGGGGGCAAAGTTCCTGATAAATGGGCATCTCCGGAGGTGCAGCAGATGATCTACTCTCATGATTGCATGAAGACAGCCGCCAAGAAGTTTGATGAGCTGTATCAAAGCCTGAGCTGA
- a CDS encoding Fumarylacetoacetate hydrolase, whose translation MSTTQFKRLVRFVPRSDTSSILIGQPVSEDVDVGLALFNGDEVAIEVFSGNSILNPGEKTGAKEIIERVLSPLTASEVGTVRCIGLNYKQHADEVGITDLPTIPTVFMKPSTAVGDPWPAPTILPKLTQLDDCGDYESELAVVIGKTAKNVSEADAMNYVLGYTACNDVSSRTSQFAQSQWSYSKGFDGSCPLGPTLVSTATVPNPSKFRVRGLKNDELLQDCGVDDLIFAIPKVVSFLSQSTTLLPGTVIITGTPAGVGMAKSPKVTLKHGDQFKVEIKPYIGTLINVFQNE comes from the exons ATGTCAACCACTCAATTCAAAC GCCTTGTCCGTTTTGTTCCCCGCTCTGATACGAGCTCCATCTTGATCGGGCAACCAGTCTCCGAAGATGTCGATGTTGGGCTAGCTCTTTTCAACGGCGATGAGGTCGCCATCGAAGTCTTCTCGGGAAACTCGATCCTAAATCCAGGAGAGAAGACAGGCGCGAAAGAAATCATTGAACGAGTCTTATCGCCTTTGACAGCGAGTGAAGTAGGCACCGTTCGATGCATCGGTCTAAAC TACAAGCAACACGCCGACGAAGTGGGAATCACTGATTTGCCAACCATCCCAACTGTCTTTAT GAAGCCCAGCACGGCCGTAGGAGATCCTTGGCCAGCGCCAACCATTCTTCCTAAGTTGACACAGTTGGATGACTGTGGAGACTACGAATCTGAACTGGCCGTTGTCATCGGCAAGACTGCAAAGAACGTGTCTGAGGCGGATGCCATGAACTATGTGCTGGGGTATACTGCCTGTAACGACGTGTCGAGCAGAACAAGCCAGTTTGCCCAGTCCCAGTGGTCGTACTCCAAAGGATTCGATGGATCCTGCCCTCTAG GGCCTACCCTTGTGTCCACCGCCACAGTGCCAAATCCTTCGAAGTTTCGAGTGCGAGGTTTAAAGAATGATGAGCTCTTGCAAGACTGCGGAGTAGA CGATCTTATTTTCGCTATCCCCAAAGTTGTGAGCTTCTTATCTCAGAGCACCACATTGCTTCCGGGAACAGTAATCATTACCGGTACACCTGCAGGAGTTGGAATGGCAAAGTCTCCAAAGGTTACTCTCAAGCATGGAGACCAGTTCAAGGTCGAGATAAAACCTTATATCGGGACACTCATCAACGTTTTCCAGAACGAGTAA
- a CDS encoding Putative MFS multidrug transporter — MSKPEIEALEHYNDTESLSEEHKQYLLKRHGAINLDPVPYMSDADPLNWPKWKKIVNLSLVAFHAMMATFTAAAIQSAFVEIAEDLGVSVQRATYLTSLVIAILGGAPLLWRPLSHTYGRRPIFLLSLFCSLIGNIGCAVSPTYGTMGLCRAITAFFICPAAAIGTAVVSETFFRKERARYMGVWTTMVTLGVPVAPLIFGFVAMRTGYRWIYWILAITNGVQFILHGLFGPETRFEPSTRLQENSSFRQQYLSFRRIDPKPLKLRDFLHPLSFIWSPNVIIPAVAHAMVFLWGSVMTTFEIPQVFPEKFGFNTQQVGLQYIGIIIGTILGEQIGGILSDKWMGLRERRGKRPEPEYRLWLSYIGYLTAVCGVVVFLVQLDRASETWDATPIVGAGIAAAGNQIVTTIMITYAVDCYHKDAAAVGVFITFIRQVWGFIGPFWIPEMIESPGFRLSAVISTATIIAAAILPTMLLQFKGRHWRPQDAKN; from the exons ATGTCGAAACCCGAAATTGAGGCTCTAGAGCACTAT AACGATACCGAATCTCTCAGCGAAGAGCACAAACAATATCTTCTTAAGCGCCATGGCGCCATCAACCTGGACCCCGTCCCTTACATGAGCGATGCCGACCCCTTGAACTGGCCCAAGTGGAAG AAAATTGTAAACCTTTCCCTAGTCGCCTTCCACGCAATGATGGCCACTTTCACCGCCGCGGCAATCCAATCAGCCTTTGTCGAAATCGCAGAAGACCTCGGAGTAAGCGTGCAGCGAGCGACCTACCTCACATCTCTTGTCATCGCAATCCTCGGCGGTGCACCGCTTCTTTGGCGCCCGCTCTCACATACCTACGGCCGACGTCCGATCTTCCTACTATCCCTCTTTTGCAGCCTCATCGGCAATATTGGCTGTGCAGTTAGTCCTACGTATGGCACGATGGGCCTCTGCCGGGCGATAACTGCCTTTTTCATTTGCCCTGCCGCAGCTATTGGAACGGCCGTCGTGTCGGAAACATTCTTTCGAAAAGAGAGGGCGCGCTACATGGGTGTTTGGACCACAATGGTGACGCTTGGCGTTCCCGTCGCTCCTCTCATCTTTGGCTTTGTTGCTATGAGGACTGGCTATCGATGGATTTACTGGATTCTTGCTATA ACGAATGGTGTTCAGTTCATCCTCCACGGCCTGTTTGGGCCCGAAACCCGATTCGAACCCAGCACTCGATTGCAAGAAAACTCTTCTTTCAGACAACAATACCTCAGCTTCCGTCGCATCGATCCCAAACCGTTGAAGTTGAGGGACTTTTTGCACCCTCTTAGCTTCATCTGGTCTCCCAATGTTATCATCCCAGCTGTTGCACATGCCATGGTATTCCTTTGGGGTAGTGTCATGACGACCTTTGAGATTCCCCAAGTTTTCCCCGAGAAATTTGGGTTCAACACACAGCAAGTTGGCCTGCAGTATATCGGCATTATCATTGGTACAATCCTTGGTGAGCAGATTGGTGGAATCCTATCCGATAAGTGGATGGGACTACGCGAGCGCAGAGGCAAGCGACCAGAACCGGAATACCGTCTATGGCTGAGTTACATCGGCTACCTGACTGCAGTCTGTGGCGTAGTGGTTTTCTTGGTGCAGCTTGACCGAGCCTCAGAGACATGGGACGCTACCCCTATCGTCGGGGCAGGCATCGCAGCAGCAGGGAATCAGATCGTCACAACCATCATGATCACATATGCTGTGGACTGCTATCATAAGGATGCTGCAGCAGTAGGCGTCTTTATCACATTTATTCGCCAAGTTTGGGGATTTATTGGCCCGTTCTG GATCCCAGAAATGATTGAAAGCCCAGGGTTCAGGCTAAGTGCAGTAATCTCCACGGCCACGATAATAGCAGCAGCGATACTGCCTACGATGTTGTTGCAGTTCAAGGGTCGACATTGGAGACCGCAAGACGCAAAGAACTAG